A portion of the Trichomycterus rosablanca isolate fTriRos1 chromosome 17, fTriRos1.hap1, whole genome shotgun sequence genome contains these proteins:
- the ankrd29 gene encoding ankyrin repeat domain-containing protein 29: MSFKKETPLANAAFWASRKGNLALLQLLLNSGRVDIDCKDNYGTTALMVASYSGHYDCARELIMQGADINLQRETGSTALFFAAQQGHDDIVKLLFEFGASTESQTQDGGTALCASCQRGYSKVVETLLKHGASVHDELMDGATPLFLASQEGHVAVVRQLLTSGAKVNQPRDDGTTPLWIAAQMGHSEVVKVLLLRGADRDADREDGSTALFKAAHKGHCSVLEELLKFSPSLGLLKNGSTALHAAVMGGNVKTVKLLLRANADPTLRNKNNELAADLTQNERILRILQPLIVNGES, encoded by the exons CAGCTACTCCTCAACAGCGGTCGTGTGGACATTGATTGCAAAGACAAT TATGGCACCACGGCTTTAATGGTGGCCTCCTACAGCGGGCATTATGACTGTGCGAGAGAACTCATCATGCAAGGGGCAGACATCAACTTGCAGAGAGAG ACAGGATCCACTGCACTGTTCTTTGCAGCGCAGCAGGGACATGATGACATTGTgaagctgctgtttgagtttggaGCATCAACTGAATCTCAAACTCAG GATGGTGGCACAGCTCTGTGTGCTTCCTGCCAGCGAGGATACTCCAAAGTAGTAGAGACGCTGCTTAAGCACGGAGCTAGTGTACACGACGAGCTAATG GACGGTGCTACTCCTCTGTTCTTAGCCTCCCAGGAAGGTCATGTGGCTGTTGTTCGTCAGTTGTTGACATCCGGGGCCAAAGTGAATCAGCCTCGTGAT GATGGCACTACCCCCCTGTGGATAGCAGCTCAAATGGGACACAGTGAAGTTGTAAAAGTTCTGTTACTACGAGGTGCAGATCGGGATGCCGACAGAGAG GACGGCTCCACTGCCCTCTTTAAAGCTGCACACAAAGGACACTGCAGTGTTTTAGAGGAGCTTCTAAAGTTTAGCCCATCCCTCGGCCTTCTAAAA AACGGTTCCACAGCTCTTCATGCTGCAGTCATGGGTGGaaatgtaaaaactgtaaaGCTTCTCCTGAGAGCAAATGCTGACCCTACATTACGTAACAAG AACAACGAACTGGCAGCAGATCTCACACAGAACGAGCGCATCTTGAGGATTTTGCAGCCACTGATTGTAAATGGAGAAAGTTGA